Proteins found in one Oligoflexia bacterium genomic segment:
- a CDS encoding Glu/Leu/Phe/Val dehydrogenase: MFKFDIIEEHGGHEQVVLCTNKDAGLKAIIAIHNTTLGPALGGTRMWTYKSDEDALIDVLRLSKGMTYKAAAAGLNLGGGKAVIIGDPKKDKSEALFRAFGRFIEGLNGRYFTAEDVGTDVNDMEFINMETQYVTGIDIGHGGSGDPSPFTAHGTLMGIKACIKEKMNTDSLKGLKVAVQGVGSVGKHLVELLHKEKAQIVITDTDKERVQAISSQYGCDAVSPEDIYSQNVDIFSPCALGAVINDDTINLLKCSIVAGGANNQLKDARHGDILKDKNILYAPDYVINAGGLMNVYLELEGYSHERALNMTRGIYYNLRKVFAIAKNENIPTYKAADRMAEERINKIGKVKQTFLGRSGRRFNNLVKVDSK; encoded by the coding sequence ATGTTTAAATTTGATATCATCGAAGAACACGGTGGCCACGAACAAGTCGTACTCTGCACAAACAAAGATGCCGGCTTAAAAGCAATTATCGCAATTCACAACACCACTTTAGGCCCCGCTTTAGGTGGAACAAGAATGTGGACATATAAAAGTGATGAAGATGCATTGATTGACGTTTTAAGACTCTCAAAAGGCATGACCTATAAAGCAGCAGCAGCAGGTTTAAATTTAGGAGGCGGAAAAGCTGTTATCATCGGTGACCCAAAAAAAGATAAATCCGAAGCATTATTTCGCGCCTTTGGTCGTTTTATCGAAGGTCTTAATGGCCGTTATTTCACAGCAGAAGATGTGGGCACTGATGTTAACGACATGGAATTTATTAATATGGAAACTCAATACGTGACAGGCATTGATATTGGTCACGGTGGTTCGGGGGATCCCTCACCATTTACTGCACACGGAACATTGATGGGTATCAAAGCGTGCATTAAAGAAAAAATGAATACTGATAGTTTAAAAGGCTTAAAAGTCGCAGTTCAAGGAGTAGGGAGTGTTGGAAAACATTTAGTCGAACTTCTTCATAAAGAAAAAGCTCAGATAGTTATTACAGATACAGATAAAGAACGCGTTCAAGCAATATCATCGCAATACGGATGTGATGCTGTGTCGCCAGAAGATATTTACAGCCAAAATGTAGATATATTTTCACCCTGTGCTCTTGGGGCAGTAATTAACGATGATACGATTAATTTATTAAAATGTTCTATTGTCGCAGGCGGAGCAAACAATCAGCTTAAAGATGCACGCCACGGCGATATCTTAAAAGATAAAAACATTTTATACGCCCCTGATTATGTCATCAATGCTGGCGGCCTTATGAATGTTTATTTAGAACTTGAAGGTTACAGTCACGAGCGCGCTTTGAATATGACCCGCGGCATTTATTATAATTTACGCAAAGTATTTGCGATCGCAAAAAATGAGAACATTCCTACCTATAAAGCTGCAGATCGCATGGCCGAAGAACGCATTAATAAAATAGGTAAAGTAAAGCAGACATTCTTGGGCCGTTCAGGAAGACGATTTAACAACTTAGTAAAAGTTGATTCAAAATAA
- a CDS encoding 6-carboxytetrahydropterin synthase, protein MGDTAYLTKRVTFSAMHQLLCEHFTDEENEKVFGKCFRVHGHDYFIEVTIKGKIDPKSGLICDRDIFEDVLRNEITEKYNKSDLNKFFDNTTGENLAIHLYNLLIPKLKPIHLVCVRVQETPKNFFVYGSEEIYLEPQRIF, encoded by the coding sequence ATGGGTGACACTGCCTATCTCACAAAAAGAGTTACATTTAGTGCTATGCATCAGCTTTTATGTGAGCACTTTACAGATGAAGAAAATGAAAAAGTATTTGGTAAATGCTTTCGTGTTCATGGTCATGATTATTTTATCGAGGTGACTATTAAAGGTAAAATTGATCCAAAATCAGGGCTCATTTGCGATCGCGATATCTTTGAAGATGTTTTACGAAATGAAATTACAGAAAAATATAATAAATCTGATCTGAATAAATTTTTTGATAATACAACAGGTGAAAATCTCGCAATCCATCTTTATAATCTATTAATTCCAAAGCTTAAACCCATTCACCTGGTATGTGTACGGGTACAAGAAACACCAAAGAATTTCTTTGTTTACGGATCAGAAGAAATTTATCTTGAGCCTCAACGCATCTTTTAA
- a CDS encoding 6-carboxytetrahydropterin synthase → MIYLSRRIGFSSAHRYYQKKFSEDENKKIFGRCYTEHGHGHNYILEITLGGEPDPDTGMVINLTDVDHVLKAVTDPLDHQHLNFDIPYFKEVVPTTENLARYCYDGVKKLLTTKVKLVRVRLFENPELWSDYYG, encoded by the coding sequence ATGATTTATTTGTCACGAAGAATTGGATTTTCATCAGCTCATCGTTATTATCAAAAAAAATTCTCTGAAGATGAAAATAAAAAAATATTTGGGCGATGTTATACAGAGCATGGTCATGGGCATAATTATATATTAGAAATCACATTGGGTGGAGAGCCTGATCCCGATACGGGGATGGTCATTAATCTTACTGACGTGGATCATGTTTTAAAAGCAGTGACTGATCCACTTGATCATCAACATCTAAATTTTGATATCCCCTACTTTAAAGAAGTTGTTCCTACTACTGAAAATCTTGCTCGCTATTGTTATGATGGCGTTAAAAAACTATTAACTACTAAAGTAAAACTTGTGCGAGTTCGTTTATTTGAGAATCCAGAACTTTGGTCAGATTATTATGGGTGA
- a CDS encoding SDR family oxidoreductase encodes MNEKPAVLVTGAGTGIGASVAQIFSDNGYEVILTGRRLEYLEKVAAKLKTKNHVIQSDLTDEKSIKDLISACIKKTPHIGILINNAGTFHRGDFLQSTDLVWQEMFDIHVMAPVRLSRLLIPQFKKNKSGVIINVASTAGLRPISGLIAYTTLKAAQISFTQTLALEHATDNIRVNVVCPGIVDTPIHKIENLNESEQAKIRQDWAQAHPLKKVGQAIDVANAIYNLSIPSAGWITGVVLPVDGGISLT; translated from the coding sequence ATGAATGAAAAACCCGCAGTATTAGTTACAGGTGCAGGCACTGGCATCGGAGCCTCTGTGGCTCAGATTTTCTCTGATAACGGCTATGAAGTCATACTCACCGGGCGTAGGCTTGAATATCTCGAAAAAGTAGCCGCAAAATTAAAAACAAAAAATCATGTTATTCAATCAGATCTTACTGATGAAAAATCAATCAAAGATTTAATATCAGCATGCATTAAAAAAACACCTCATATTGGAATACTTATTAATAATGCAGGCACATTTCACCGAGGTGATTTTTTGCAATCAACAGATCTTGTATGGCAAGAAATGTTTGATATTCATGTCATGGCGCCAGTAAGACTGAGTCGTTTGTTGATTCCCCAATTTAAAAAAAATAAATCTGGTGTGATAATAAACGTCGCAAGTACGGCAGGTTTAAGGCCAATCAGTGGTCTTATCGCCTACACTACTTTAAAGGCAGCACAAATTAGTTTTACACAAACGTTGGCTCTAGAACATGCGACGGATAATATTAGAGTTAATGTAGTTTGCCCTGGCATTGTTGATACACCGATTCACAAAATTGAAAATTTAAATGAATCTGAACAAGCAAAAATCAGACAAGATTGGGCCCAGGCACATCCACTTAAAAAAGTTGGGCAGGCAATTGACGTTGCTAACGCAATTTATAATTTAAGTATACCTTCAGCCGGATGGATCACAGGTGTTGTTTTACCCGTTGACGGAGGAATCTCACTCACATGA
- a CDS encoding PilZ domain-containing protein, with protein sequence MKEKPLSISIIAWAYLLAPLGNIIQVAWINNWPYFGPRSVFHHFSNYEWLLLACFPIVAYGIHSVAKWGYFAFLACSAYLLLQNTFMYIKNPAYSIYIVVLFHLVTIGCVGFFLQKHIISPYFNPNLKWWERDTRFNVNLGAQMRIRQIMIDCNVLDISKKGCYVDMKARLDLGDMVWINLSLGPIQFSVLSKVMWHRAVEPTGYGLMFMGLAKEDTKNIKKMIDYLHKSVDHGLQKSDGIKSA encoded by the coding sequence ATGAAAGAAAAGCCTCTTTCAATCAGCATTATTGCTTGGGCCTATTTACTAGCTCCCCTTGGAAATATCATTCAGGTTGCATGGATCAACAACTGGCCCTATTTTGGCCCGCGAAGTGTGTTTCATCATTTTTCAAACTATGAATGGTTGCTCCTCGCCTGTTTTCCAATTGTAGCATACGGAATTCACAGTGTTGCAAAATGGGGTTACTTTGCGTTTTTAGCATGCTCCGCATATCTGCTCCTTCAAAATACTTTTATGTATATTAAAAATCCCGCATACAGCATTTACATCGTTGTCCTATTTCACTTGGTGACAATTGGATGTGTTGGATTTTTTCTTCAAAAACATATTATTAGCCCCTATTTTAATCCAAATCTTAAATGGTGGGAGCGTGATACCCGCTTTAATGTAAACCTCGGTGCGCAGATGCGCATTCGACAAATTATGATAGATTGTAATGTCCTCGATATTTCAAAAAAAGGTTGTTATGTTGATATGAAGGCCCGTCTTGATTTAGGTGACATGGTCTGGATCAATTTATCACTGGGTCCGATCCAGTTTTCTGTGCTTTCAAAAGTCATGTGGCACCGTGCAGTGGAGCCTACTGGCTATGGCCTCATGTTTATGGGGCTGGCAAAAGAAGATACAAAGAATATTAAAAAAATGATTGATTACCTTCACAAATCTGTTGATCATGGCCTTCAGAAAAGTGATGGGATCAAAAGCGCATGA